A single genomic interval of Aegicerativicinus sediminis harbors:
- a CDS encoding CoA-binding protein → MKKKTLVFGASVKPHRYSNFAITRLVSSGHNVVAFGLRKGTVSGVEIDTELIQYSGIDTITMYMNAQRQKQFYDYLIGLKPKRIIFNPGAENPEFFRILDGNGIAFESACTLVLLSTDQY, encoded by the coding sequence TTGAAAAAGAAAACTTTAGTCTTCGGTGCATCCGTGAAGCCCCATAGATACTCAAATTTTGCAATTACAAGATTGGTAAGTTCAGGTCACAACGTTGTGGCTTTTGGTTTAAGAAAAGGCACTGTAAGTGGTGTTGAGATTGATACTGAATTAATTCAATATTCCGGCATTGATACAATTACAATGTATATGAATGCGCAGCGCCAAAAACAATTTTATGATTATTTAATTGGGCTAAAACCTAAGCGAATTATTTTTAATCCAGGGGCTGAAAATCCAGAATTCTTTAGAATCTTAGATGGGAATGGAATAGCATTTGAATCAGCTTGTACGCTCGTTTTGCTTTCTACTGATCAATACTAA
- a CDS encoding TonB-dependent receptor domain-containing protein, which translates to MNRLILLVVMLMPTFFFANNGEVRTGTIKGKVIDASINQPLPYVNVVIKNNENEIVTGGITTDDGSFEIKKVPEGNLTVNIQYIGYKTIARPVEIGNGHYNIDLGNVILEEDISSLDEVTVVAEVSTIEQKVDRKVINIGKDLTTTGPTASDIMNNLPSVNVDQQTGEISLRGNQNVRVMVDGKISNIPAAQLLKQIPSTSIKQIELITNPSAKYNPDGMSGIINIVLHKNANVGFNGNATVGYTIDIKPKFNGSIDMNYRNGKLNFFGNYGTNFGDRINWGSIDRIEQDITQRINILNNNESHLYKVGLDYYITEKHTLSVFTSQNSYSGGVVGNTRILYNNDPSLNQIQSIDNSNDNNSGQYNLDYKIDFEKEGHNIEFEADYNRFKSDSRTDNLYNAGNLRPDFIEFNDTERNTTTLNLDYVNPLSDKSKLELGLQAILFDTDLIYESDGRNQDENGNYFPSLTSFNYKRDIYSAYATFGNKLEKWTYQIGLRAEQVNVDANALTTNLDDNTTEDSFFENDYFQIYPSAYLTYSPSEKNSYQLSYSRRIDRPGVGQVNPVPEFTTPLITQIGNQALEPQFTNSIELNYTRNMKKGSITAGVFYRAIEDEINFAVLVDRADLNRIILTSENFDNTSSYGFELSSNYRPTKWWSINGSFDLFSQTQKSITERLDPSVPNPTVDDIILEVVEVDNVAWNLRLFNNFKVTNKLSFSAFGFYRGKNQSIQFEMEPMYFVNIGMRYNFLKDNRMTLSINYNDIFNTMESRIVGQRPFRQRAEFNWESQTFYAGLSYRFGGGKFRAKSRKNRDDNTKDGGGGFF; encoded by the coding sequence ATGAACAGACTAATACTCTTGGTCGTCATGCTCATGCCGACCTTTTTTTTCGCAAACAATGGAGAAGTACGCACCGGAACCATAAAAGGAAAAGTTATTGATGCGTCCATCAATCAACCGCTCCCATATGTAAATGTCGTAATAAAAAATAATGAAAATGAAATTGTTACAGGCGGAATTACAACTGACGACGGAAGCTTTGAAATTAAAAAGGTACCCGAAGGCAACCTAACAGTAAACATTCAGTATATAGGTTATAAAACTATCGCTAGACCAGTGGAAATTGGAAATGGCCATTATAATATTGACCTCGGAAATGTTATTCTTGAGGAGGATATTTCTAGTTTAGATGAAGTCACAGTTGTTGCTGAAGTGTCGACCATTGAACAAAAAGTAGACAGAAAGGTAATAAATATTGGAAAGGATTTAACAACTACCGGTCCTACGGCTTCAGACATAATGAATAATCTACCTTCTGTTAACGTGGATCAACAAACTGGAGAAATCAGTTTGAGAGGAAACCAAAACGTTCGAGTAATGGTCGACGGGAAAATATCAAATATTCCTGCAGCACAACTCTTGAAACAGATTCCATCAACATCTATAAAACAAATTGAATTGATCACTAATCCCTCAGCCAAATACAATCCAGATGGTATGAGCGGTATTATAAATATTGTTTTACACAAAAATGCAAATGTTGGATTTAATGGAAATGCCACTGTAGGATACACTATCGATATTAAACCAAAATTCAATGGTTCAATAGATATGAATTATAGAAATGGCAAACTAAATTTCTTCGGAAATTACGGTACTAATTTCGGCGACAGAATAAATTGGGGATCTATCGATAGAATCGAGCAAGACATTACCCAACGTATTAACATATTAAACAATAATGAATCTCATCTTTATAAAGTTGGGTTAGATTATTACATAACCGAGAAACACACCCTTTCAGTTTTTACAAGTCAAAATTCCTATAGTGGAGGGGTGGTCGGAAACACAAGAATATTGTATAATAATGACCCTAGTCTTAATCAAATTCAGTCTATTGACAACTCTAACGATAATAATTCTGGTCAATACAACCTAGATTATAAAATAGATTTTGAAAAAGAAGGCCATAATATAGAGTTCGAAGCTGATTACAATCGTTTCAAATCCGATTCTAGGACAGACAATTTATATAACGCAGGTAATTTAAGGCCTGATTTCATTGAATTCAATGATACCGAACGAAATACAACAACGCTCAATTTAGACTATGTAAATCCATTATCTGATAAGAGTAAACTAGAGCTTGGGTTACAAGCAATCCTTTTTGATACGGACCTTATCTACGAATCTGATGGTAGAAACCAGGATGAAAATGGAAATTATTTCCCATCCCTTACCTCCTTTAATTATAAAAGAGATATTTATTCTGCTTATGCCACTTTTGGTAATAAATTGGAAAAGTGGACCTATCAAATTGGGTTAAGGGCCGAGCAAGTCAACGTTGATGCGAATGCATTAACTACCAATTTAGATGATAATACAACAGAGGATAGCTTTTTTGAAAATGACTATTTTCAAATTTACCCTTCGGCCTATTTAACCTACTCTCCATCTGAGAAAAATTCCTATCAATTGTCTTATAGCAGAAGAATTGATAGACCTGGAGTTGGACAAGTAAATCCTGTTCCAGAATTCACAACACCATTGATAACTCAGATCGGTAACCAGGCGTTGGAACCTCAATTTACAAATTCAATTGAATTGAATTATACCCGAAATATGAAAAAGGGAAGTATTACAGCGGGCGTATTCTATAGAGCTATTGAGGATGAGATAAATTTTGCAGTTTTAGTAGACAGAGCTGATTTAAACAGAATTATCTTAACAAGTGAAAATTTCGACAACACTTCATCTTATGGTTTTGAACTTTCATCAAATTATAGGCCAACAAAGTGGTGGAGCATAAATGGAAGTTTTGATCTGTTTTCCCAAACACAAAAAAGTATAACAGAACGTTTAGATCCTTCTGTACCAAACCCTACGGTAGATGATATTATCCTAGAAGTGGTAGAAGTTGATAACGTTGCTTGGAATCTCAGACTATTCAATAACTTCAAAGTAACTAACAAACTTTCCTTTTCAGCCTTTGGATTTTACCGAGGGAAAAACCAAAGTATTCAATTTGAAATGGAGCCAATGTATTTTGTAAATATAGGAATGAGATACAATTTCTTAAAGGATAATCGAATGACGTTAAGCATAAATTACAATGATATTTTCAATACAATGGAATCAAGAATTGTAGGCCAAAGACCTTTCCGCCAAAGAGCTGAATTTAATTGGGAAAGTCAAACCTTTTATGCAGGTCTGTCATACCGATTCGGTGGAGGAAAATTCAGAGCAAAATCTAGAAAAAATAGAGATGATAATACAAAAGATGGTGGTGGAGGATTCTTTTAG
- a CDS encoding 3-oxoacyl-ACP synthase III family protein yields the protein MYRSKISGVGHYVPSNVVTNEDLSKMMDTSDEWIQERTGIKERRWIDPGSDDTTASMGVKAAKIAIERSGIDKNDIDFIVFATLSPDMYFPGPGVQVQKDLELKTVGALDVRNQCSGFVYGISVADQFIRTGMYKNILVIGSELHSKGLDKTTRGRGVTVIFGDGAGAVILSREEDESRGILSTHLHSEGEHAEELVLKAPGMGTRWVSDILKDNDPNDESYYPYMNGQFVFKHAVQRFSEVIMEGLEANGLSKNDIDLLIPHQANLRISQFIQRKFGLVDDQVYNNIMYYGNTTAASIPIALSEAWENGAINNGDLVVLAAFGSGFTWGSVIVKW from the coding sequence ATGTACCGTTCCAAAATAAGTGGTGTTGGCCATTATGTACCCTCCAACGTTGTTACAAATGAGGATTTGTCTAAAATGATGGATACAAGTGACGAATGGATTCAAGAGCGGACTGGGATAAAAGAAAGGAGATGGATTGACCCTGGGAGTGACGATACCACTGCATCAATGGGTGTTAAAGCTGCAAAAATTGCAATTGAACGCTCGGGGATTGATAAAAATGATATCGATTTTATTGTGTTTGCAACTCTAAGCCCTGATATGTATTTTCCTGGGCCTGGGGTTCAAGTTCAAAAAGATTTGGAATTAAAAACTGTCGGGGCTTTAGACGTCCGAAATCAATGTTCAGGTTTTGTATATGGTATTTCAGTGGCAGACCAGTTTATTCGAACAGGGATGTACAAGAATATATTAGTTATAGGCAGCGAACTCCATAGTAAAGGTCTTGATAAAACAACCCGTGGTCGCGGTGTTACTGTTATTTTCGGAGATGGAGCCGGTGCGGTAATTTTGAGCAGGGAAGAAGATGAAAGTAGGGGTATATTATCCACCCATTTACATTCAGAAGGTGAACATGCCGAAGAATTGGTTTTAAAAGCACCTGGAATGGGGACTCGATGGGTGTCTGATATATTGAAAGATAACGATCCTAACGATGAAAGTTATTATCCCTATATGAATGGTCAATTCGTTTTTAAACATGCTGTACAGCGATTTTCTGAAGTAATTATGGAAGGTTTAGAGGCAAATGGACTTTCGAAAAATGATATTGACTTGTTAATTCCACATCAGGCCAACCTGAGGATTTCTCAATTTATACAGCGAAAATTTGGCCTAGTTGATGACCAAGTTTATAATAACATCATGTATTATGGAAATACTACTGCTGCTTCAATACCTATTGCATTGAGTGAGGCTTGGGAAAATGGTGCAATTAATAACGGAGATTTAGTAGTCCTTGCTGCATTTGGTAGCGGTTTCACTTGGGGTAGTGTCATCGTTAAATGGTAA
- a CDS encoding alpha/beta hydrolase family protein, whose translation MKHVFTLLFLLYGFSIFAQDGLEYQKPPKEILNLVDVSLAPNVRIDHKGENMVLLYRDQFKSIDELSETELRLAGLRINPITNIGSRTRYFNNVQVQKVGEQNPIQVSGLPISSRLSNFSWSPNESKMTFLNTEKTGVSLWVMDIATATAKKLTDATINANSRDAVNWLNDNELIVKMLAEDRKDLINTAEAVPAGPTVSVSDGTKAQNRTYQDLLKNPNDEFNFEQLSRSELVLINLSGIVNPFLPADMYRSVNVSPDKNYVMISTIKKPFSYLVPYSRFPYETNIYKSNGTLVAKVNDVPLDEVRPKGFMAERMGKRDMGWRADKPSTIYWTEALDKGDPENKVEYRDAVYQLSFPFTDTPELLFKTPQRFSGIQWGNSETAIVYDMWWDTRNAKTYLFNPSNPQKGLNLINDRNYQDVYNDPGNFQSSKNEYGEYVLEIDKGKVYLFGNGFSDKGQFPFIDELNLTSLKKNRLYQSPYTNKIEQLDSPIDMKKGLVLVRIESPTEYPNYFLRNIKKKDNLTQLTNFDNPFKGLQGVHKEVIKYKRDDGLDLDATLYLPLDYEKGKKYPMIMWAYPREYKDKSTASQNTSNPNEFIYPSYGSPIYWVTRGYVVLDDAAFPIVGEGKEEPNDTFRKQLVANAKAAIDAVDNLGYIDRNRVAVGGHSYGAFMTANLLSHSNLFAAGIARSGAYNRTLTPFGFQSEQRSYWDAPEIYYNMSPFMHADKMKTPLLLIHGEADNNSGTYPLQSERYFNALKGLGAPVRLVMLPKESHGYAAKESILHLLWEQNQWLEKYVKNKETSDDNGTN comes from the coding sequence ATGAAACATGTATTTACACTTCTGTTTTTACTTTACGGTTTTTCCATCTTCGCACAGGATGGTTTAGAATACCAGAAACCTCCAAAAGAAATTTTAAATCTTGTCGATGTTTCTTTAGCGCCTAACGTGCGGATAGATCATAAGGGTGAGAATATGGTCCTTCTATACAGAGACCAGTTTAAATCTATCGATGAATTGTCTGAAACTGAATTACGGTTGGCGGGTCTTAGAATCAATCCAATTACAAATATTGGCAGTAGAACTCGCTATTTTAACAATGTCCAAGTTCAAAAAGTTGGGGAACAAAATCCTATTCAAGTATCCGGACTTCCAATTAGTTCTAGATTGTCAAACTTCTCTTGGTCTCCAAATGAAAGTAAAATGACATTTTTAAACACAGAAAAAACAGGTGTTTCTTTATGGGTCATGGACATAGCTACAGCAACAGCCAAAAAATTAACAGATGCAACTATTAATGCAAATTCAAGAGATGCAGTTAATTGGTTAAATGACAATGAACTAATCGTGAAGATGTTAGCCGAGGACCGTAAAGATTTGATTAATACAGCTGAAGCAGTTCCTGCAGGACCAACTGTTTCAGTAAGCGATGGCACTAAGGCACAAAACAGAACCTACCAAGACTTACTAAAAAATCCCAATGATGAATTCAATTTTGAACAGTTATCAAGATCTGAGCTTGTATTGATAAATCTTTCAGGCATAGTAAACCCATTTTTACCAGCAGACATGTATCGAAGTGTTAATGTCTCTCCAGATAAAAACTATGTAATGATCTCAACGATTAAGAAGCCTTTCTCATATTTGGTTCCATACAGCAGGTTTCCTTATGAAACCAACATATATAAATCTAACGGAACATTAGTTGCCAAGGTTAATGATGTCCCTTTGGATGAAGTTCGGCCAAAAGGCTTTATGGCAGAACGTATGGGAAAAAGAGACATGGGTTGGAGGGCCGATAAACCTTCCACTATTTATTGGACAGAGGCCTTAGATAAGGGTGATCCTGAAAACAAAGTTGAGTATAGGGATGCTGTTTATCAATTATCCTTCCCATTTACTGATACGCCTGAGCTTTTATTTAAAACTCCCCAGCGATTCTCAGGTATCCAATGGGGTAATTCAGAAACAGCAATAGTCTATGATATGTGGTGGGATACCAGAAATGCTAAGACCTATTTGTTCAATCCGTCGAATCCTCAAAAAGGACTTAACCTAATTAATGACAGAAATTACCAGGATGTCTACAACGACCCAGGAAATTTTCAATCTTCAAAAAATGAATATGGGGAATATGTCTTAGAAATTGATAAAGGAAAGGTTTATTTGTTTGGAAATGGATTCAGTGACAAAGGTCAATTTCCATTTATAGATGAATTAAATTTAACTTCTCTCAAAAAAAACCGACTGTATCAATCTCCATATACTAACAAAATTGAACAGTTAGATAGCCCTATAGATATGAAAAAGGGATTGGTTTTGGTAAGAATTGAGTCTCCCACGGAATATCCAAACTATTTTCTTCGCAACATTAAGAAAAAGGACAACCTAACTCAACTGACAAATTTTGATAACCCATTCAAAGGACTGCAAGGTGTACATAAAGAGGTAATAAAGTACAAAAGGGATGACGGTTTAGACCTAGATGCAACTTTATACTTACCACTAGATTATGAAAAAGGTAAAAAATACCCGATGATAATGTGGGCTTATCCAAGAGAATACAAGGACAAAAGTACTGCATCACAAAACACGTCTAATCCCAACGAATTTATTTATCCATCATATGGTTCCCCTATATATTGGGTGACACGTGGTTATGTAGTTTTGGATGATGCCGCATTTCCGATTGTAGGCGAGGGAAAAGAAGAGCCAAATGATACTTTTAGAAAGCAATTAGTTGCAAATGCAAAAGCAGCTATAGATGCTGTTGACAATTTAGGGTATATAGATAGAAATAGGGTTGCTGTTGGCGGTCATTCCTATGGTGCATTTATGACAGCGAATTTACTTTCACATTCCAATTTATTTGCAGCAGGGATTGCAAGAAGCGGAGCTTACAATAGAACTTTGACCCCATTTGGTTTTCAATCCGAACAGCGATCTTATTGGGATGCTCCAGAAATATACTATAATATGTCTCCCTTTATGCATGCCGATAAAATGAAAACTCCATTGCTGTTAATACATGGTGAAGCTGATAATAATTCAGGCACTTATCCTTTACAAAGCGAACGCTATTTTAATGCCCTGAAGGGCCTTGGGGCACCGGTGCGTTTAGTTATGCTTCCTAAAGAAAGTCATGGATATGCAGCTAAAGAATCAATTTTACATTTATTATGGGAACAGAATCAATGGCTGGAGAAATATGTAAAGAACAAGGAAACTTCCGACGACAACGGAACCAATTAA
- the htpG gene encoding molecular chaperone HtpG translates to MTKGSINVSVDNIFPLIKKFLYSDHEIFLRELISNATDATLKLKHLTRLGEAQVEYGNPIIEVKINKKKKTLHVIDQGIGMTAEEVEKYINEVAFSGAEEFLDKYKDKLDGAGIIGHFGLGFYSAFMVANKVEIITKSYKDEPAVHWVCEGSPEFTLEPADKKDRGTEIILHITDDDKEFLEDSRIRELLNKYNKFMPVPIKFGTKEETLPLPEGADKDAKPEKITVDDIINNPEPAWTKQPTDLKDEDYKNFYRELYPMQFEEPLFNIHLNVDYPFNLTGILYFPKLTNDLSIQKDKIQLYQNQVFVTDNVEGIVPEFLTLLRGVIDSPDIPLNVSRSYLQADGNVKKISSYITRKVADKLKSLFNDNREDFQNKWDDIKIVIEYGMLSDEKFFEKAQEFALYPTVDGEYFTFEELQNKIKDSQTDKDDKLVILYASDKEAQHSYIEAAKAKGYEVLLLDSPIISHLMQKLEMNKEKISFTRVDSDHVDNLIKKDDTKISKLSDDEKKSLEELLKEVIPAEKFSVQLESMDSDAAPFIITQPEFMRRMKEMQATGGGMFGMGNMPDMYNLIVNTNSELVGEIVSTKTRKKQERLINQSLDLAKLSQGLLKGKDLTEFIKRSYEMIK, encoded by the coding sequence ATGACAAAAGGAAGTATTAATGTTTCAGTAGACAACATTTTCCCACTGATCAAAAAATTTCTATACAGCGACCATGAAATTTTTCTTCGGGAATTGATCAGTAATGCAACTGATGCAACTTTAAAATTAAAGCATCTTACTCGTCTTGGAGAGGCTCAAGTTGAATATGGCAATCCAATTATTGAAGTTAAAATCAATAAAAAGAAGAAGACCCTTCATGTTATTGACCAAGGTATTGGAATGACGGCTGAAGAAGTTGAAAAGTACATTAATGAGGTTGCCTTTTCTGGGGCAGAAGAATTTCTTGATAAGTACAAAGATAAATTAGATGGCGCTGGTATTATTGGCCACTTTGGACTTGGATTTTACTCCGCCTTCATGGTAGCTAATAAGGTAGAAATTATCACAAAATCCTATAAAGATGAACCTGCGGTTCATTGGGTTTGTGAAGGATCGCCAGAATTCACATTAGAACCTGCTGACAAAAAAGATAGAGGTACAGAAATCATTCTTCATATTACGGATGACGATAAGGAATTTTTGGAAGATTCTAGGATTCGTGAGCTCTTAAACAAGTATAATAAATTTATGCCGGTTCCTATTAAATTCGGAACCAAGGAAGAAACACTTCCCTTACCAGAAGGAGCAGACAAAGATGCTAAGCCAGAAAAAATTACTGTCGACGATATAATCAACAATCCGGAACCAGCTTGGACAAAGCAGCCAACAGACTTAAAGGATGAAGACTATAAAAATTTCTATAGGGAATTATACCCCATGCAATTTGAAGAGCCTTTGTTCAACATCCATCTTAATGTTGATTACCCATTCAACCTAACAGGTATCCTTTACTTCCCTAAATTAACAAACGACCTAAGCATACAAAAAGACAAAATTCAATTGTATCAAAACCAAGTGTTTGTTACGGATAATGTAGAAGGAATTGTACCTGAGTTTCTAACGCTTTTAAGAGGTGTTATAGATTCTCCTGACATTCCATTAAACGTCTCAAGGAGTTACCTTCAGGCCGACGGTAATGTGAAGAAGATTTCTTCATACATCACCAGAAAAGTAGCAGATAAGTTAAAGTCTCTTTTCAATGATAATCGTGAAGATTTCCAAAATAAATGGGACGACATTAAAATAGTGATTGAATACGGAATGCTTTCAGATGAGAAATTCTTTGAAAAAGCACAAGAATTTGCTCTATATCCAACAGTTGATGGTGAATACTTCACTTTTGAAGAGCTTCAGAATAAAATAAAGGACAGCCAAACCGATAAAGATGACAAATTGGTAATACTTTATGCGTCAGACAAAGAAGCTCAACACAGTTATATTGAGGCAGCCAAGGCCAAAGGGTATGAAGTGTTACTATTAGATTCTCCTATCATATCGCATTTGATGCAAAAACTTGAAATGAATAAGGAAAAAATTTCATTTACAAGGGTAGACTCAGATCATGTGGACAACCTCATCAAAAAGGATGATACTAAAATTTCTAAACTGTCTGATGATGAGAAAAAATCATTGGAAGAATTATTAAAAGAGGTGATCCCTGCTGAAAAATTCTCAGTTCAATTAGAGTCTATGGATTCTGATGCTGCCCCTTTCATTATCACGCAACCAGAGTTTATGCGTAGAATGAAGGAAATGCAGGCCACAGGTGGCGGTATGTTTGGCATGGGAAATATGCCAGATATGTACAATCTAATAGTTAACACAAACTCTGAATTGGTTGGTGAAATTGTTAGTACCAAAACCCGCAAAAAACAAGAACGTTTAATAAACCAGAGTCTTGATTTGGCAAAATTGTCTCAAGGCTTGTTAAAGGGTAAAGATCTTACCGAATTCATTAAACGCAGCTATGAAATGATTAAGTAA